Proteins encoded together in one Pseudomonas sp. ADAK13 window:
- a CDS encoding lysophospholipid acyltransferase family protein produces the protein MFEPVVATLITSMARTVTGARSLWLGCAPVPVQRIYYANHSSHGDFVLLWASLPQNLRKFTRPVAGSDYWNTSALRRYIINRVFNGVLIDRERKDPVDNPLQPMLQALENGDSLIIFPEGTRNLEDGLLPFKSGLYHLAKSYPHAELIPVWIANLNRVMPKGRVLPLPLLCTTSFGAPLQLEDGEDKALFLARARDALLALAPEHS, from the coding sequence ATGTTCGAACCCGTGGTCGCCACCCTGATTACCTCCATGGCCCGCACCGTCACCGGCGCCCGCAGCCTGTGGCTTGGCTGTGCGCCCGTGCCGGTGCAACGCATCTATTACGCCAACCACAGCAGCCACGGTGATTTCGTGCTGCTGTGGGCGTCGCTGCCACAGAACCTGCGTAAATTCACACGCCCGGTGGCCGGCAGCGACTACTGGAACACAAGCGCCCTGCGCCGCTACATCATCAACCGCGTATTCAACGGCGTGCTGATCGACCGCGAGCGCAAGGACCCTGTGGATAACCCTTTGCAACCGATGCTCCAGGCCCTGGAAAACGGCGACTCGCTGATCATCTTCCCCGAGGGCACCCGCAACCTGGAAGACGGCCTGCTGCCCTTCAAAAGCGGCCTGTATCACCTGGCAAAGAGTTATCCACACGCCGAATTGATCCCGGTGTGGATCGCCAACCTCAACCGGGTCATGCCCAAGGGCCGCGTGCTGCCGTTGCCATTGCTGTGCACCACCAGCTTCGGCGCACCGCTGCAACTGGAGGACGGTGAAGACAAGGCACTCTTCCTCGCCCGCGCCCGCGACGCCTTGCTCGCCCTCGCCCCGGAGCACTCCTGA
- a CDS encoding phosphatase PAP2/dual specificity phosphatase family protein gives MREPGLLKPAVLWLLLLAPLFFSTYGFATWVTSQRSDVGTLVFGWETHIPFWAWTIVPYWSIDLLYGFSLLLPSTRHELKQHALRLLTAQVIAVTCFLIWPLRFTFERPELDGVFGWLFAVLAGFDKPFNQAPSLHIALLVVLWIMYQRYSRGLWRWLVHGWFALIGLSVLTTYQHHFIDLPTGALAGWLCVWLWPLEHPSPLLNAQLTRDRQRWRLGLRYGFGSLVCLILAFSLGGGWLWLLWPAVSLGLMKANYLVLGVSGFQKRADGRLAPAARWLLAPYLAAAWINSRLWTRKHPQPDQVVDNVWLGRIPTARELDSFKAVVDLCAELPINPQDRVYYSLPVLDLTAPTAAQCLEAAEAIERLRSAGPLLVCCALGYSRSATAVAAWLLHTGRAANVDEAVAIIRTARPRVVLHPAHREALEGLTHAG, from the coding sequence ATGCGTGAACCGGGCCTGTTAAAACCGGCGGTGCTGTGGCTGCTGCTGTTGGCGCCGCTGTTTTTCAGCACCTACGGCTTTGCCACGTGGGTCACCAGCCAGCGTAGCGACGTGGGCACCCTGGTGTTCGGCTGGGAAACCCATATCCCGTTCTGGGCCTGGACCATCGTGCCCTACTGGTCGATCGACCTGCTCTACGGTTTCTCCCTGCTGCTGCCCAGTACGCGCCATGAGCTGAAACAGCATGCCCTGCGCCTGCTGACGGCCCAGGTGATTGCTGTCACGTGCTTCCTGATCTGGCCATTGCGCTTCACCTTCGAACGGCCGGAGCTGGACGGCGTGTTCGGCTGGCTGTTTGCGGTACTCGCCGGGTTCGACAAGCCGTTCAATCAGGCGCCGTCGTTGCACATCGCCCTGCTGGTGGTGCTGTGGATAATGTACCAGCGGTATAGCCGGGGCCTGTGGCGCTGGCTGGTGCACGGCTGGTTCGCATTGATCGGCCTTTCGGTGCTGACCACTTATCAACATCACTTTATCGACTTACCCACAGGCGCCCTTGCCGGCTGGCTGTGCGTGTGGCTTTGGCCGCTGGAACATCCGAGCCCGTTGCTGAATGCCCAGTTGACCCGGGACCGCCAGCGTTGGCGGCTGGGGTTGCGCTATGGCTTCGGTTCTTTGGTGTGTTTGATCCTGGCGTTCAGCCTCGGTGGCGGTTGGTTGTGGCTGCTTTGGCCGGCGGTTTCCCTTGGATTGATGAAGGCGAATTATCTGGTGCTGGGCGTTTCGGGCTTTCAGAAGCGTGCCGACGGGCGACTTGCTCCGGCAGCACGCTGGTTGTTGGCGCCTTATCTGGCAGCAGCCTGGATCAATTCCCGGCTGTGGACGCGTAAACATCCACAGCCCGATCAGGTTGTGGATAACGTCTGGCTGGGGCGAATTCCCACAGCCAGGGAGCTGGACTCATTCAAAGCGGTGGTCGATCTGTGCGCCGAATTGCCGATTAATCCACAGGACCGCGTCTATTACAGCCTGCCTGTTCTGGATCTCACGGCACCTACTGCGGCGCAATGCCTGGAAGCTGCCGAGGCCATTGAACGCCTACGCTCAGCCGGGCCGCTGCTGGTGTGCTGCGCCCTCGGTTACTCGCGCAGCGCCACCGCCGTGGCCGCCTGGCTGCTCCACACCGGGCGCGCAGCCAATGTCGACGAGGCGGTGGCTATTATTCGTACAGCACGCCCGCGTGTGGTCCTGCATCCCGCTCACCGTGAAGCCCTGGAGGGTTTAACCCATGCCGGCTGA
- a CDS encoding phosphatidate cytidylyltransferase gives MDSQTLMLFGGIGAILVLASLIGLILKLRTRGTPNAVIDNLNARINAWWVMVVVIGIAFWLGTGAVILLFYAVSFYALREFLTLTPTRRSDYPALVAAFYLALPLQYLLIYFDWYGLFSIFIPVYVFLLLPILASLGGDSTHFLERASKVQWGLMIAVFCVSFVPALLTLDIVGYEGRNLLLIAYLVIVVQLSDVLQYVCGKLFGKHKIAPNLSPSKTVEGFVGGILLSSLIGAALWWTTPFNPWQSFLIALLINLLGFAGGIVMSAIKRDRGVKDWGHMIEGHGGMLDRLDSVCFAAPIFFHLVRYWWT, from the coding sequence ATGGATAGCCAAACCCTGATGTTGTTCGGCGGGATCGGCGCGATCCTGGTGCTCGCCTCACTGATCGGCCTGATCCTCAAACTGCGCACCCGTGGCACGCCCAACGCGGTCATCGACAACCTCAACGCCCGCATCAATGCCTGGTGGGTGATGGTGGTGGTGATCGGCATCGCCTTCTGGCTCGGCACCGGCGCGGTGATCCTGCTGTTCTACGCCGTGTCGTTCTATGCGCTGCGGGAATTCCTCACCCTCACGCCGACCCGGCGCAGCGATTACCCGGCGCTGGTAGCGGCGTTTTACCTGGCGTTGCCGCTGCAATACCTGCTGATCTACTTCGACTGGTACGGGCTGTTCTCGATCTTCATCCCGGTGTACGTGTTCCTGCTGCTGCCGATCCTTGCGTCCTTGGGCGGCGACAGCACGCACTTCCTGGAACGGGCATCGAAGGTGCAATGGGGGTTGATGATCGCGGTGTTCTGCGTGTCCTTCGTGCCGGCGCTGCTGACCCTGGACATCGTCGGCTATGAAGGCCGCAACCTGCTGCTGATCGCCTACCTGGTGATCGTGGTGCAGCTGTCGGACGTGCTGCAGTACGTGTGCGGCAAGCTGTTCGGCAAACACAAAATCGCGCCCAACCTGTCGCCGTCGAAGACCGTGGAAGGCTTTGTCGGCGGGATTTTGCTGTCATCGCTGATCGGTGCGGCGCTGTGGTGGACCACGCCGTTCAATCCCTGGCAGTCGTTCCTGATAGCGCTGTTGATCAACCTGCTGGGGTTTGCCGGCGGAATCGTGATGTCAGCGATCAAGCGCGACCGGGGCGTGAAGGATTGGGGGCACATGATCGAAGGGCATGGCGGGATGCTGGACCGGCTGGATTCCGTATGTTTTGCGGCGCCGATTTTCTTTCATCTCGTGCGCTATTGGTGGACCTGA
- a CDS encoding Lrp/AsnC family transcriptional regulator yields the protein MKLDAFDRKILEALQRDGRLSNVQLADEIGLSASPCLRRVRLLEEAGVIRGYQASLDRDEVGLGLTVFVGVKVERHNDEQAEAFRLAVTALPQVISAFLVSGESDFLLQVVVPDLRGYERFLTGSLLKLPGVSDIRSNFAIQTVKTPGALPLGHLPN from the coding sequence CTGAAACTGGATGCGTTTGACCGCAAGATTCTTGAAGCCCTGCAACGGGATGGCCGCCTGAGCAATGTGCAACTGGCGGATGAGATAGGCCTGTCGGCGTCACCCTGTTTGCGCCGGGTGCGCCTGTTGGAAGAAGCCGGTGTGATTCGCGGCTATCAGGCCAGCCTCGACCGGGATGAGGTTGGGCTGGGGCTGACGGTGTTTGTCGGGGTGAAAGTGGAGCGGCATAACGACGAACAGGCGGAGGCGTTTCGGTTGGCGGTGACGGCGCTGCCCCAGGTGATTTCGGCGTTTCTGGTGTCGGGGGAATCTGACTTTCTGCTGCAGGTGGTGGTGCCGGACCTGCGCGGGTATGAGCGATTCCTGACCGGGAGTTTGTTGAAGCTGCCGGGGGTGAGTGATATCCGTAGCAATTTTGCGATTCAGACGGTGAAGACGCCGGGGGCGTTGCCGTTGGGGCATCTTCCCAATTAA
- a CDS encoding LysE family translocator has translation MAELWLFLVALAVVYLLPGPDMILLLQTGARQGKAMALATAAGLGVARACHVALAGMGLATLFKVAPWTFDVVRLGGAAYLLWIGVQCLRANLLPNLNTEDGTAPAHAWRGAFQRGLLTNLLNPKALLFCSVLLPQFIDPHGASVTAQFALLGAILVAVGLAFDSCYGLAGARIGRWLERSPSAQRLQQWLFGSLLIGFAIRLTFVQQA, from the coding sequence ATGGCAGAACTCTGGTTGTTTTTAGTCGCGCTGGCGGTGGTGTACCTGTTGCCCGGCCCGGACATGATTTTGTTGCTGCAAACCGGCGCACGCCAAGGCAAGGCGATGGCACTGGCAACCGCAGCCGGTTTGGGCGTCGCCCGGGCTTGCCATGTGGCACTGGCTGGGATGGGCCTGGCGACGCTGTTCAAGGTCGCGCCCTGGACCTTCGACGTGGTGCGCCTGGGCGGTGCGGCGTATCTGCTGTGGATCGGCGTGCAGTGCCTGCGCGCCAACCTGCTGCCCAACCTGAACACCGAGGACGGCACCGCACCGGCCCACGCCTGGCGCGGAGCCTTCCAGCGCGGCCTGCTGACCAACCTGCTCAACCCCAAGGCGCTGCTGTTCTGCTCCGTATTGCTGCCGCAATTCATCGACCCACACGGCGCATCGGTGACGGCACAGTTCGCCCTGTTAGGCGCGATTCTGGTGGCGGTCGGCCTGGCTTTCGACAGTTGCTATGGATTGGCCGGTGCCAGAATCGGCCGCTGGCTGGAGCGTAGCCCATCCGCCCAGCGCCTTCAGCAATGGCTGTTTGGCAGCCTTTTGATCGGTTTTGCGATACGCCTCACCTTCGTACAGCAAGCCTGA
- a CDS encoding alpha-2-macroglobulin produces MFDSLKATSRRFFGALISVVSVLFNAVRWLARSLFGQWQPPRWLQATGNGLVNVGHKARAYPRQAAGGVLALVLLVAAGFYGWHWYSHLPQPHTVGYSLHKPNLTDYTQPQPVVDNLQVRFAESVAPLAAIGKPVTEGITLKPAIAGAWRWADDRSLVFTPEKDWPVDAHYTIDLAKKNLLADGVLLSQYSSQFSTQPFRATLTQNELYQDPSNPTQKQLVATFHFSHPVDEDSVRKRASVTLGKGLAYRDAQLPNRPEITFDEHKLNAFVRSAALATPLESTPVSAKLDEGLKARDGGNASPAPLVAEVTVPGRYRLTFTGAEVSFVDNERGEPEPVLMFSSSSAVADETIANKVQAWMLPEKAEDDTRPWNLQDIDDKLLASSTKVKLTHVPSVEPLNTLHAFKFKAPPGRALYVRVPANLEAIGGYLAKNPTASLVSMPAYPRTLQFLSDGALLSLTGEKRLGFMARGVPGAHVEIARLLPNQLQHLVDQSSGSFARPNFANDYFDRMVERQSLDIPLSAGDPSKTVYDNVDLSNYLTANGGRRGIFVLKLSPQDDPADRTFEYERNTTSDLRFIVVTDLGIIAKRSSDGSHDVYVQSIGNGSPVSDAQVDIIGRNGLPVASGHTDAEGHAHFAKLDELRREKTPLMYVVSRGNDQSFLPIARQSQQLDLSRFDVGGLEEDGAINRLSAYLFTDRGLYRPGETAHLGMIVRSGDWKGALQGLPVELQITDPRGLEVIRQPLKLSASGFETFDFPSSEVAPSGDYTATLQLIGEKQRRTDLGSVSFKVRDFEPDRMKVSLSLHDTPVPGWIPPDQVVAKVTAMHLFGAPAAGRRVTAKMSLSPTLAAFDRYPDYRFRLNDSLEEASSEDLAETTVDDNGQAVLDLNLQRFANSTYRLQVMTQVYEAEGGRNVAAQSALLVSAAPYLVGVKSKDSLSFVAKDAPREVQWLAVAPDLTPVAVDGLTSEVVEHRYVSVLVKQSNGTYKYESRIKNISQPASPLVMTKDGAKQTLNTGAPGDFTLQLKDANGNLLNQIDYSVAGRGNTSRSLERNAELQLRLDKRSYATGDEIAISIRAPYTGAGLITIERDKVYTQQWFKADSTNSVQHIRVPAGLEGNAYVNVQFVRDIGSSEVYMSPLSYGVVPFSINLDARRMALKVEGPAKIEPGQTLDIKVNADRPGRAVVYAVDEGILQVARYQTPDPLGFFFQKRALEVGTSQILDLILPEFSRLLSGAAPGGDTEGALANHLNPFKRKHQPPVAWWSGLVDLPAGETVLHYQVPDSFNGKLHLFAVAVDSDSVGVSEANTEVRGPLVITPNVPAFVAPGDVFSVSAGVFSNLEAAADVKFEVQTSDGLQVQGDKASTLALQPRKEGVAEFKIKVGETLGSADLRFVAVLPDGKRIQVAETTSIRPLSEHRVALSLGRFDSASKEVKPTRELFGQLRDVQLGVAASPLVWANGLKHYLDDYGYACTEQLVSKAMPALIWGGNAPEAEQAFSGAVRMLRQRQNQAGGFGLWAANPDVAPYASLYATDFLIEARERGLPVPEDLLQRSNAYLTDLANGPSEGLSELRNRAYASYLLSRQGILVSGALSDIRERYESYFKDTWQNDIGAAYLAASYKLLKQDRQADALFRKVPWLSLSDKWDSDGLYYDPLVHDAEHLHLLARHFPELLDDVPASLLDKLGKRLNEQRYNSLSAALLLRALDNYGQRAQSDMTLKATAWLSDKQQQLLQMAGQPPRAAVPAGTQKLQMEKSDGPAAFYMLSEAGYDKGANLKPINNGLEVIHEYLDLKGNPVSKVAVGDEFLVRLRLRATDRDQVQQVAVVDLLPGGVEPVYNLPPEPEAASSEESEGDDSEYVETSEDTEEADAWQAPIGETDLSNWQPDYVDVRDDRVVLYGTALRDVGTFVYRVRATNAGTFNTPPAYAEGMYETTLQGRGKVGQLEITKP; encoded by the coding sequence ATGTTTGATTCGTTAAAAGCGACCAGCCGCCGTTTTTTCGGGGCCTTGATCTCAGTGGTGAGTGTTCTGTTCAACGCCGTCCGATGGCTGGCGCGCAGCCTGTTCGGCCAGTGGCAGCCGCCGCGCTGGCTGCAAGCCACGGGGAACGGCCTGGTCAACGTCGGCCACAAGGCCCGGGCTTATCCGCGCCAGGCGGCCGGCGGAGTCCTGGCCCTGGTGTTGTTGGTGGCCGCAGGCTTTTATGGCTGGCACTGGTATTCCCACCTGCCGCAACCCCACACCGTGGGCTATTCGCTGCACAAGCCCAACCTGACGGATTACACCCAGCCGCAGCCGGTTGTGGATAACTTGCAGGTACGCTTCGCCGAATCCGTGGCACCGCTGGCGGCCATTGGCAAGCCGGTCACCGAAGGCATCACCCTCAAGCCTGCCATCGCCGGCGCCTGGCGCTGGGCGGATGACCGCAGCCTGGTGTTCACCCCGGAAAAAGACTGGCCCGTCGACGCCCACTACACCATCGACCTGGCCAAGAAGAACCTGTTGGCCGACGGCGTTCTGCTCAGCCAATACAGCAGCCAATTCTCCACCCAGCCGTTCCGCGCCACCTTGACGCAAAACGAGCTGTACCAGGACCCGAGCAACCCGACGCAGAAACAGCTGGTCGCAACCTTCCACTTTTCCCACCCGGTAGACGAAGACAGCGTACGCAAGCGCGCCTCGGTCACCCTGGGTAAAGGTTTGGCCTACCGCGACGCACAACTGCCCAACCGCCCGGAAATCACCTTCGACGAACACAAGCTCAACGCCTTTGTACGCTCGGCGGCCCTGGCCACGCCGCTGGAAAGCACCCCGGTCAGCGCCAAGCTCGATGAAGGCCTCAAGGCCCGCGACGGCGGCAATGCCAGCCCTGCGCCATTGGTGGCCGAAGTCACCGTGCCCGGCCGCTATCGCCTGACCTTTACCGGCGCCGAAGTCAGCTTTGTCGACAACGAGCGCGGCGAGCCCGAGCCGGTGCTGATGTTCAGCAGTTCCAGCGCCGTGGCCGACGAGACCATCGCCAACAAGGTGCAGGCCTGGATGCTGCCGGAAAAAGCCGAGGACGATACCCGGCCCTGGAACCTGCAAGATATCGACGACAAGCTGCTGGCCAGCAGCACCAAGGTCAAACTGACCCACGTGCCGAGCGTCGAACCGCTGAATACCCTGCACGCCTTCAAATTCAAGGCCCCGCCTGGCCGCGCCCTGTATGTGCGGGTACCGGCCAACCTGGAAGCCATCGGCGGCTACCTGGCGAAAAACCCGACAGCCTCCCTCGTGAGCATGCCGGCTTATCCGCGCACGTTGCAGTTCCTGTCCGACGGCGCCCTGCTCAGCCTCACCGGCGAAAAACGCCTGGGCTTCATGGCCCGTGGCGTGCCCGGCGCCCATGTGGAAATCGCCCGTCTGCTGCCCAACCAGTTGCAACACCTGGTGGACCAGAGCAGCGGCAGCTTTGCCCGACCGAATTTTGCCAATGACTACTTCGACCGGATGGTGGAGCGTCAGAGCCTGGACATTCCGTTGTCGGCTGGTGACCCGTCCAAAACTGTCTACGACAACGTCGACCTGAGCAACTACCTGACGGCCAACGGTGGCCGCCGAGGCATTTTCGTGCTCAAGCTCAGCCCGCAGGACGACCCGGCTGATCGCACCTTCGAGTACGAACGCAACACCACCAGCGACCTGCGTTTCATCGTGGTCACCGACCTGGGCATCATCGCCAAGCGCTCCAGCGATGGCAGCCACGACGTGTATGTACAGTCCATCGGCAACGGCTCGCCGGTGTCCGACGCCCAGGTCGATATCATCGGCCGCAACGGTTTGCCGGTCGCCAGCGGCCATACCGACGCCGAAGGCCATGCGCACTTTGCCAAGCTGGACGAACTGCGCCGCGAGAAAACCCCGCTGATGTATGTGGTCAGTCGCGGCAATGACCAATCCTTCCTGCCGATTGCCCGTCAGTCCCAGCAGCTGGATTTGTCGCGCTTTGATGTCGGCGGCCTGGAAGAAGACGGTGCGATCAATCGCCTCAGCGCCTACCTGTTTACCGACCGTGGCCTGTACCGACCCGGCGAAACCGCGCACCTGGGCATGATCGTGCGCAGCGGCGACTGGAAAGGCGCGCTGCAAGGCCTGCCGGTGGAACTGCAAATCACCGACCCTCGTGGGTTGGAGGTGATTCGCCAACCACTGAAGCTCTCCGCCAGCGGCTTTGAAACCTTTGATTTCCCGAGCAGCGAAGTGGCGCCTTCCGGCGACTACACCGCGACCCTGCAACTGATCGGCGAGAAGCAGCGACGCACTGACCTGGGCAGCGTCAGCTTCAAGGTCCGCGACTTTGAACCAGACCGCATGAAGGTCAGCCTGAGCCTGCACGACACGCCGGTGCCGGGCTGGATACCGCCGGACCAGGTGGTGGCCAAGGTCACCGCGATGCACTTGTTCGGCGCGCCGGCGGCGGGCCGTCGCGTCACGGCAAAAATGTCCCTGAGCCCGACGCTTGCGGCTTTTGATCGCTACCCGGATTACCGCTTCCGCCTGAATGACTCGCTGGAAGAAGCCAGTTCCGAAGACCTGGCCGAAACCACTGTCGACGACAATGGCCAGGCCGTTCTCGACCTGAACCTGCAACGCTTTGCCAACAGCACCTACCGCCTGCAAGTGATGACCCAGGTGTACGAAGCCGAAGGCGGTCGCAACGTCGCCGCACAAAGCGCGTTGCTGGTCTCGGCGGCGCCGTACCTGGTGGGTGTGAAGAGCAAGGATTCGCTGTCGTTCGTCGCCAAGGACGCCCCGCGTGAGGTGCAATGGCTGGCCGTCGCGCCAGACCTCACGCCGGTCGCAGTCGACGGCCTGACCAGTGAAGTGGTCGAACACCGCTACGTCTCGGTGCTGGTGAAGCAGTCCAACGGCACCTACAAATACGAGTCGCGGATCAAGAACATCAGCCAGCCGGCCTCGCCGCTGGTGATGACCAAGGACGGCGCCAAGCAAACCCTGAACACCGGCGCCCCGGGCGATTTCACCCTGCAACTGAAAGACGCCAACGGCAACCTGCTGAACCAGATCGACTACAGCGTGGCCGGCCGGGGCAATACCTCGCGCTCCCTGGAGCGCAATGCCGAGTTGCAACTGCGCCTGGATAAACGCAGCTACGCCACCGGTGATGAAATCGCCATCAGCATTCGCGCGCCGTATACCGGTGCAGGGTTGATCACCATCGAGCGGGACAAGGTCTACACCCAGCAGTGGTTCAAGGCCGACAGCACCAACAGCGTGCAACACATCCGCGTTCCTGCGGGGCTTGAGGGCAATGCCTACGTCAACGTGCAGTTCGTGCGGGACATCGGCTCGTCCGAGGTCTACATGAGCCCGCTGTCCTACGGCGTGGTGCCGTTCAGCATCAACCTGGACGCGCGGCGCATGGCGCTGAAAGTCGAAGGCCCGGCGAAGATCGAGCCGGGGCAGACCCTGGACATCAAGGTCAACGCCGACCGCCCTGGCCGCGCAGTGGTCTACGCGGTGGACGAAGGCATCCTGCAAGTGGCGCGCTACCAGACGCCGGACCCGCTGGGCTTCTTCTTCCAGAAGCGTGCGCTGGAGGTGGGTACCAGTCAGATCCTTGACCTGATCCTGCCGGAATTCAGCCGCCTGCTCAGTGGGGCAGCGCCCGGTGGCGATACCGAAGGCGCCCTGGCCAACCACCTCAACCCGTTCAAGCGTAAACATCAGCCGCCAGTGGCCTGGTGGTCTGGCCTGGTGGACTTGCCGGCCGGTGAAACCGTATTGCATTACCAGGTTCCGGACAGCTTCAACGGCAAGCTGCACCTGTTTGCGGTGGCCGTGGACAGCGACAGCGTAGGCGTCAGCGAGGCCAACACCGAAGTGCGCGGGCCGCTGGTGATCACCCCGAACGTGCCGGCTTTTGTCGCACCGGGAGATGTGTTCAGCGTCAGCGCCGGGGTGTTCAGCAACCTGGAAGCCGCAGCCGACGTGAAGTTTGAAGTGCAGACCAGCGATGGCTTGCAGGTGCAGGGCGACAAGGCCAGCACCCTGGCGCTGCAACCGCGCAAGGAAGGCGTCGCCGAGTTCAAGATCAAGGTCGGTGAAACCCTCGGCTCGGCAGACTTGCGCTTCGTCGCGGTGCTGCCGGATGGCAAGCGGATCCAGGTGGCGGAAACCACGTCGATCCGGCCATTGAGCGAGCATCGGGTGGCCCTGAGCCTGGGCCGTTTCGACAGCGCCAGCAAAGAAGTGAAGCCGACCCGCGAGTTGTTCGGCCAGTTGCGCGATGTGCAATTGGGCGTCGCCGCTTCTCCGCTGGTCTGGGCCAATGGCCTCAAGCATTACCTGGATGACTACGGCTACGCGTGCACCGAGCAATTGGTGTCCAAGGCGATGCCGGCGTTGATCTGGGGCGGTAATGCACCGGAGGCCGAGCAGGCCTTCAGCGGCGCGGTGCGCATGCTGCGTCAGCGGCAGAACCAGGCCGGTGGCTTCGGTTTGTGGGCGGCCAACCCGGACGTGGCGCCGTACGCCAGCCTGTACGCCACTGACTTCCTGATCGAAGCCCGGGAACGCGGGTTGCCGGTGCCGGAAGACTTGCTGCAACGTTCCAACGCGTACCTCACCGACCTGGCCAACGGCCCAAGCGAAGGCCTGTCGGAATTGCGCAACCGCGCCTACGCCAGTTACCTGTTGAGCCGTCAGGGGATTCTGGTGAGCGGCGCCTTGAGCGATATCCGCGAGCGCTACGAAAGCTACTTCAAAGACACCTGGCAGAACGACATTGGCGCTGCGTACCTGGCCGCCAGCTACAAGCTGCTCAAGCAGGATCGTCAGGCCGATGCGTTGTTCCGCAAGGTGCCATGGCTTTCCCTGTCGGATAAATGGGACAGCGACGGCCTGTATTACGACCCGCTGGTGCACGACGCCGAGCACCTGCACTTGCTCGCCCGGCACTTCCCCGAGTTGCTCGACGATGTGCCGGCCAGCCTGCTGGATAAACTCGGCAAGCGCCTCAACGAGCAACGCTACAACTCGCTGTCGGCGGCACTATTGCTGCGGGCCCTGGACAACTATGGCCAGCGCGCCCAAAGCGACATGACCCTCAAGGCCACCGCGTGGCTCAGCGACAAGCAGCAACAGTTGTTGCAGATGGCCGGCCAGCCGCCACGTGCAGCAGTGCCTGCCGGTACGCAAAAACTGCAGATGGAAAAATCCGATGGCCCGGCGGCGTTCTACATGCTGAGCGAAGCCGGCTATGACAAGGGCGCCAACCTCAAGCCGATCAACAACGGCCTGGAAGTCATCCACGAATACCTCGACCTCAAAGGCAACCCGGTCAGCAAGGTCGCGGTCGGTGATGAGTTCCTGGTGCGCCTGCGCTTGCGGGCCACCGACCGTGATCAGGTACAGCAAGTGGCCGTGGTCGACCTGCTGCCGGGCGGCGTCGAGCCTGTGTATAACTTGCCGCCGGAGCCGGAAGCGGCCAGCAGCGAGGAAAGCGAAGGTGACGATTCGGAGTACGTTGAAACCAGCGAAGACACCGAGGAAGCCGACGCCTGGCAAGCGCCGATCGGCGAGACCGACCTGAGCAACTGGCAGCCGGACTACGTCGACGTGCGTGATGACCGAGTGGTGTTGTACGGCACCGCCCTGCGGGATGTAGGCACCTTCGTGTACCGCGTGCGCGCCACCAACGCCGGTACCTTCAATACGCCACCGGCCTACGCCGAGGGCATGTACGAAACCACCCTGCAAGGACGCGGCAAAGTAGGCCAGCTTGAAATTACCAAGCCTTAA